From the genome of Candidatus Neomarinimicrobiota bacterium:
AATGGCGTGGATCAACACCAAGGTTAATCGCTATTTCAATGGTTTCGTCGAACTTAGTATGCGCAGCACTTTTGATAATCCCTACAGCATCCTCCACGGAATATTCTTTCATTCGATCCACAGATTCAGCTGAACTATTGTATCTTTTTCCGTGCTTCATCTTCAAACGACCTCGAGACCCATGCTCCGTGCCGTGCCCCGGATCATCTCCATTGCAGCCTCAACCGTATTGGCATTCAAATCAGCCATTTTTGTTTCAGCTATTTGCCTTAAATCATTTTCCAAGACCTCACCGACCTTCTCCTTGTTAGGCTCTCCTGAACCTTTATCAATCCTTGCTGCATGTTTGAGCAAAATAGCCGCCGGCGGTGTCTTTGTTATGAATGTGAATGAACGATCCTCAAAAACAGTAATTTCAACCGGAATGATAGTTCCCATCTTCTCCTTGGTCTGTTCGTTGAACGTCTTGCAGAAGTCCATGATGTTGATACCATGCTGACCA
Proteins encoded in this window:
- the rplK gene encoding 50S ribosomal protein L11 — its product is MAKNVLTMIKLHVPAGQANPAPPVGPALGQHGINIMDFCKTFNEQTKEKMGTIIPVEITVFEDRSFTFITKTPPAAILLKHAARIDKGSGEPNKEKVGEVLENDLRQIAETKMADLNANTVEAAMEMIRGTARSMGLEVV